Proteins co-encoded in one Spirosoma endbachense genomic window:
- a CDS encoding DUF3299 domain-containing protein gives MNRLLVALLFASFIAFSFRPLEPLNPGRRTPSMAILATAEPVKLSWEVLRDVTFKKKWYAEESVYMLYPTFGQGIQKLNGKTVELTGYVLPVDLESNLYVLSAFPYSACFFCGGAGPESVVSLKFKKNGKKFKTDERRTFHGTLKLNADNIYELNYILADAEMIEQ, from the coding sequence ATGAATCGCCTACTCGTTGCTCTGCTATTCGCCAGTTTTATTGCATTTTCTTTCCGGCCTCTGGAGCCACTAAACCCAGGCCGTAGAACCCCTTCAATGGCTATTTTGGCAACTGCCGAACCGGTTAAATTGTCGTGGGAGGTTTTACGCGACGTCACTTTCAAAAAGAAGTGGTATGCGGAAGAATCCGTTTATATGCTTTATCCAACGTTTGGGCAGGGCATTCAGAAACTTAATGGAAAAACGGTTGAATTAACTGGCTATGTATTGCCAGTGGATCTGGAATCAAATCTGTATGTATTGTCGGCCTTTCCATACAGTGCCTGTTTTTTTTGTGGAGGAGCAGGACCGGAGTCGGTTGTATCCTTGAAATTCAAGAAAAATGGTAAAAAGTTTAAAACCGATGAGCGCCGTACTTTTCATGGAACGCTCAAACTGAATGCTGATAATATTTACGAGCTCAATTATATCCTGGCTGATGCTGAGATGATCGAGCAGTAA
- a CDS encoding transposase yields the protein MLGRTVRFKTIIRPILNYFDNRSTNASAVSFNAKIKAFRAQFRGVKNVAFLLHRLTPLYA from the coding sequence TTGTTAGGGCGGACCGTTCGATTCAAAACCATTATCAGACCCATCCTGAACTACTTTGACAACCGCAGCACGAATGCGTCGGCGGTGTCCTTCAATGCCAAGATCAAAGCCTTCCGAGCCCAATTCAGAGGAGTCAAGAATGTGGCGTTCTTATTACATCGCCTAACTCCGTTATATGCTTAA